The Chitinophagaceae bacterium nucleotide sequence GTAATACAAAGGTGCAGCATAATTGAATGTACTTCCGACTGATGCTTTTGTTCCGAGTGCTAAAGCAGGCAGCATGTTTTCATCTCTTCCCCAGAGCATATCATATTTACCGTTGGCAAAGTTGATACAGGAAAGAAAATCCATAAAATCTTCATGCGTGTATTTGATACCGGCAAAATTGGGAATCTTACCATCTATTTCTTTCAGCAAATCAAACATGGGAAAATCAACTCCGGTTAAAACAGGAATATGATAATAATAAAAAGGCAGATCGGGAACAATAGCTGCAACTTCCGCACAAACTTTTCCAAGCATTTCCACATTTGCAGGTTTAAAATAAAAGGGAGCAGTAAATGAAACAGCATCAAGCCCTACCTGCTTTGCATGCAAAGCCAATTCTTTACAATCTGTTATACTGGTGCCGCCGGTTAAAGGCATTACAATAAAATCTGCATCATCTTTCGTACAGGCTGCCCATGCTTCTGCTACAGCTTTCTTTTCAGCTGTTGACATGGAAACTCCTTCACCGGTTGAGCCGCAGATAAAAGCACCTTTTACTTTATTTGCCTTCAGCATTTCATAGTATGCCGGTATTACAGAAAGATTGAGAGATCCATCTCGATGCATTGGTGTAAAAGGAGCAGCAATTAATCCTTCTAACGGTTGAATATTCATAAAATAAATTGATCGTTGGATAATAATAATAATTTTTTAAATCCAGGGGCAGGAATGCCCCCGGTTGATTTCGATTGCTAATGAGAAAAAGTTATTCCTGTTTTAATATACCCTAACAACTTTATGGTATGTCTTTAAAATAATGTGCACAGTTTTGAACAATTTATAATCAGGGTTTTGTAGTTGGATATCCGGGGGTTTGATTCACAAGCGGGTCATTCGTCCATATTGCCGGTTCAATCGGCCATAAAATCTTATACCCCTGTGTAGTTTTATCTAAAACACCATAAGGATGACTGGCGCTTTTAAATACGAGTGGCTCAGTACCATACTTCATTCTTCTTAAATCATGCCAGGCTTTCCCTTCGTAAACAAACTCTTTATTCCGCTCGGTAAATATTGCCAGCTCATTTGCATCCTTCGATGAATTAACAAAAGGAGTTGGATCAGCAGCAGGTGCAAATGCACGGTCTCTGATCTGTTTGATGTAGCTTGATGGATCACCTCCTTCAGCATTTACTATTTCGGCCAGCATTAATATTCTGTCAGCTTCCCTGTAAACTGGCCAGTCATCAGTAAAGTATCTTTTATTGGCACTGAATGTTCCAAGAAATTTAACTAATGCTGTGTTTCTAATTGTTACGGTATCGGGTTTTGCAGGCATTCTTTTTGTTACTTTGTAATAATCATAAAATGTAGCGTCTCTTCTTTTATCTGTTACAGCATACGATTGAAACAATGCAAATGTGTAGCCATAGCGTTGAATAATTTGCTGGGAATTTGTAGCTCCTATATTCAATGGATCAACAAGCAGCGAACCGCTTGCCAATGAATCTTTATAATGAAGATTATCAAAATTGAAAGTTGAATAAGTATATGTTGCAACGTTCCCCATTTCTGCTTCACCGACTAAATAACGAATAGCAAAAATAATTTCATTGTTATTTTTTTGACCATAAGCAAACGCATTGGCAAAACTTGTCTGCAGTGCATTTCCTGTTACAGTGTTTAAAGCAGTTTTCGCCTCAGCCAAATCAGCAGTTGTTCCATATACTTTTGCAGACCATAAGTATACTTCTCCTTTCAGCATGAACGTTGCTTTGGGACTCCAGAGACTTTTATCTGTTGGACTTGCTGCTGTACCAAATGAAGTAACAGACTTATTCACGTCGCTCTTAATAGCGGCTAATACTTCTGCTTCGGTTGATCTTGCTTTACGAAGTGATACCGGATCTGTATTTCCATTCAGCACTTCAGGCTCCAGCCTCAGCGGAACACCACCATAAGTACGAAGTAATTGAAAATAATAGAATGCACGAAGTCCATAAGCCTGTCCTAACAGATACTGTTTTCTTGTTTCAGAAAGGAATGTAATTGCCTCCACTTTTGAAATGAACAAATTGATCTGTAAAATTGGACCATAAAATCCTGCCCAACTGCCCACACCTGCTGAGGTTTCATCAATTCGCTGTTCAATAATCGGCAATTCATTTAAGGAAGTATTCTGGCGGTCTACATTGCTGTAATTGCCCGAACGCATTTCACCTAAACGCAGAAACATAAACTGGTTATCCCGGAATTGTTTATGGATACCTACCATAAAATTATTTACCTGTGATTCATTCTTCCAGAAATTACCATCGCCAAAATAATCTTCCGGGGCCAGTTCAAGTGTTTTTTTGCAGGATGATGATGCAATGGCAATCATCAGCACCCATAATATATATTTAAACTTATTCATGATAAAAGCTTTTTATTTTAATAATTAAAAGGTAAGAGTAGCTCCAAAAACCAACTGGGTGGGTATTGTATAAGCACTGTTTTGAGATCCGGTACGTTCCGGCAAATTCAACTGCTTATTCGTTATATATCCCAGGTTTTGTCCTGTTGCTGTAAGAGTTAATCCTGCTATTTTCGCTTTTTTCAGCAATGAAGACGGCAAAGAATAACTCAGTGAAACCTCTCTGAACGCCAGGTAATTTGATTTTACCCAGAACATGCTGCTTGGCCTGTCGAAATTCTTTGCATTCAACTGATCGGCCCATACATACCTTGGGAATTTTGCATTTGGATTATCCGGCGTCCATGTATCTTTTACAGCATCTGTTGGAGCAAACTCACCCTGCGCATTAGCTAATGCCCATAGCTGCATAAAGTCCTGCTGAACATGTCCCAAACCAAAATCTACCCGTGTAAAAAGAGTGAAACCTTTGAAAGTTAAAGAGGTATTGAAGCCACCTGTCCAACGTGGAATTTGACGGCCAAGCGAAACCATATCTCTTGTATCAATTGTATCATTTTTATCAACGTCTTTCCACCTCATATCACCTAACTGAGTTGACATCCACCCTGCTGCAAATGTTAACCCTCTTTGAGTCATCAATTGCTGACTGGCAACTCTCCTTCCAGCCGAACCATTATACCAAACCTGACCGGCTGCTAAATCTATTTTATTGTAGTTGGCAAGATCATTTGCGTCTCTGATGATTCCTTCACTCACAAAGCCAAATACTTCACCCCACTCCTGGCCTTCCTGGAAGCCGCCTACCCATATAACCTTGCCTGTTTTAGGATCATAAATTTGCTGACCTCCCTGCCTGTTGTTTGCAATGCCATTAAAGGGCAGTTTAAGAATCGTATTCTTATTGCGTGCAGCATTAAAGCCAAACTGCCAGGTCAATTGTTTATTCTGAATTACTTTGTAAGAAACTTCCAGTTCAAGACCCCTGTTTCTCATACTTCCGTTATTGGTACGGATGCTTGAAACGCCTGAAGAAGTAGGTAATAATACACTGGCAATTTTATCGTTTGTAATTCTGTTATAATATGCAACAGACGCATTTATCCTGTTACTCAAAAATCCCATATCAGCTCCAACTTCTACAGTGTTGGTTTTTTCCCATTTCAACTTAGGGTTTGCAACACCGGTTTGCAAAAACCCAATGGTTCCATTGTATGCAGTTTGTGAACCATAGGCCCCTTGTAATTCATAAGTTCCTATACCTCCTACATTACCATTTTCACCCCAACTGCCTCTTAATTTTAAAAACGAAAGCCAGTTTTTGGTTGACTCCAGGAACTTTTCTCTGTGAGCCATCCATCCAACTGAAAAAGCCGGAAAAGTTCCGTATTGATTGTCGCCTATAAGTCTTGAATAACCATCTCTTCTAACAGTGAATGTGGCAAGGTACTTTCCATCATAATCATAATTTAAACGACCAAAACCAGACATAATCCTTTCCCTTGAGTGATACGAATCTGTACCCCTTGTCTGCTGATCAATGTTATTCTGTGTTAATGCTAAATCCTGGAAATCTGCAGTTGGCGCCAGTCTGCCACTTGCTGCAACTCCCTTGTTGTAAGAATCGTAAAATTCAAAACCAGCCATTGCCGCTACACTATGTTTCTCAATGAATGTTTTATCATAATTTATAATGGCATTGTAAGTTTGCCTTATTGTACGGTCAAAAGATGCGGATGTACTTCTGTCTCTGTTCCAACCGGTATTAGGATTGGTTAAACTCATAATTCCGGTACGGAAATCCTGGTTAAACGCTTCATTGAAACCTTCATCGTACATAATAATACCACCCACTTTAAAATATAAATCCTTATTGATATCTGCTCTGAAAGCCTGGTTAAGTGTGAATTTGTCCGATTGATTTTTTCTCTTGTATTTGTCAATGTTAATAATGGGGTTACCATCGCTGGCATCACGGCCCAGAATTAATTCCCCTTTTGAATTAGTACCTCGCATGGTTGGTGGTGCAGAAAGCATACGGCCCCAATAATTTGTTTCACCATTTTGCAGCGATTCATCCCTCCAGTTAGCTACGGCTACCTGGATACTGCTTTCTGATTTAATCCATTGATTAATTTTATAATCACTATTGAATGAAAAATTAATCCTGCGGTAAAAAGTAGCGAGAGACAGTCCACCTTCGTCATAGTAACCTAAATTGGCAAAATACTTTCCTTTGTCGTTACCACCGGTCATTCCAATATTATAGTCCTGTGTTACTGCAGTGTGGTTTAACCCATAATCGCCATAATTAAAATCTTTGTAAATCAAGTCAGCATAAGTTCCGTTAGGGTCATAGTTGCCGGCAGCATTTGTTTTAATTACATCTTTCATTTGTTTCCAGCCTGGCTGACTCAATAATTCCTGGTTAATGGCATCTAAACGCATCACACTCCAGATAGCCCTTGAATCATAATTACCATCAAGAATATTTCCCGATGCATCTTTATAAATATTGCCTGTACCTCTTGGGCCAACGCCGGCAACATTGGTAGCAGCCAATGTGCCATTCTTCATTGCCTGCTCAGCTCCCAAGCGTGCCCACTTTATATAATCACCTCCGTCTACAAAATTATAAGGCACGTTAAGATAGTTATATCCTCTTTTGACTTTTAGAGTAATAGAAGAAGAACCAGCTTTGCCTCTTTTTGATGTTACTAAAATAACACCATTACTTGCTCTTGCACCATATATGGCTGTGGCAGAAGCGTCTTTCAATACTTCAATACTTTCAATCTCTTCCGGATTTATATCACTGAGAGAACCACGAATCTGACCATCCATAATTACCAGCGGGCTTCCTCCTCCATCAAAATTGGTTCCTCCCCTGAGAATAATTGTTGGCAATGATCCCGGCCGGCCTGTACCTGTGGCAACTCTTAAGCCAGGAATAGTTTCCGCCAATGCCTGTGCCGGGTTTGAACGAACACCTGTTTCAAGAAATTTCCTGTCGAGTTTTGAAACAGATGAAGTAAGTTTTGAACGCCTTACTGTGCCATATCCTACCACCACTACTTCTCCCATATTTGATGCAGAAGGAAGTAAGCTGATAGTAAGCACAGCGGCTTCTGAAACCGTGACTTCTTTTGATGTAAATCCAACAGCAGTTATTACAAGTACATCTCCTGTTGCAGCATCAATAGTGAATAGCCCGGAACTATTGGTTTGTGTACCAACATTTTTCCCTTTCACGATAATAGAAACACCTGATAGTGGTGAATTATCCTCCTGGGATACCACACTACCGGTAATTTTTTTTGATTGCGCAATTAATGTTGCAGAAATCATGAAGCAAGTAATCAACAGCCCCAATTTTAAATAAGCAGATCGCATACAGCGTTTTTTTTTAATTTTATGTATTATGTATGACATAATAAAGTTAAATAGTTTTTTCCTTTCCCTCCAAAAAAAAGTAAATATTTTTTAACTTGCTCATAACCAATGATTAATTTATGCTTTTTAGAAATATTTTTATAAATTTGCGTATTAAGTAGTACATAATATGCAAACACAACTCCTGAATGGTCACTTAAAAACAATTGAAACTAGCAGCCTTGTTGATAAGGTTGAAGCCAATCTTGTGGGCCTTTTGCAGCAGCAAAAATTGAAGGTGGGAGACAGCATTCCAAAAGAATTGGAGCTGGCTGAAGCATTGGGTGTAAGCCGAACTGTAATCAGGGAAGCTTTGTTGCGTTTGAGGATGATGGGCTTGATTGAATCGAAAAAGAAAAGAGGTTCAGTAATTACCAGCCCGGATCTTTTTGGGAATATGAGTAAAAGCATGAACCCGCATATTCTTGACCCTGAAACTTTAAAAGAAGTATTTGAAATAAGATTGGTTCTTGAAATCGGGATGGCAGATTTTTTATTCCACCGCATTACAAAAGAAGACATCAAAGAGTTAAGGAAAATTGTAGAGAGTGAACCACCTGTAACACAGTTCCACCTCTTTCATGTTGAACATGAAATTGCCTTCCATGGCAAGCTGTATGAAATAACAGGAAATGAAACGCTTAAGAAATTTCAGAAAATGCTGCTGCCTGTTTTTGATTATGTACATCACAGCGTGCTTTTAAAAAAACAACCGCCGCTTAGAACATTCACTTCACATAAAGAGTTAGTAGACATTCTGGAAAAGGGAACGCCGGAAGAATTCAGGAACGGTATGCGCCATCACCTGGAGAACCACTTCGCCAGATTATTTGAGTAATCAAGAAATATACAAACCCCACCAAGCAAACACATTGAGTGATTGCTATGCTTACGTTAATCAATAGTCAATTACTTTGTAAAATAAAGTGATTACTAATTAATCCTGATCTTAAAAAACTAAGAACTATTTATTAACTTAAGCAACAGAAATACTCTCTAAAGAAAAATCCACTTGTTTTGAGGATATACATCATTTGACTTCAGACCATCTGAACCATAAAATACAAAAAATCACTCGGGAATTAGATAGCGGGAAGCCGATCATATCTACCCTCGAAAATATGATTGAAAACTCGCTGAAAAAGGCTTCAAATATCAATAGAATATGGACTTCCAGCGATACTGAAAACAAAAAGAATTTGTGCAGAATATTGTTTCCCGGTAGCGTTTATTATAATGCAGAAAATCACACTTATCTAACCAGAGAAATGAATAAATATTTTGCCTTTATTACTACGCTATCAAATGATTATGGTGAAAATAAAAAAGAGACTTCATCGAAAATATCGAAAAAGTCTCTTCCTGTACCGGAGAGCAGACTTGAACTGCCGACCTTCGGGTTATGAATCCGATGCTCTAACCAGCTGAGCTACCCCGGCTTTTTAGGGGGGCAAAGATAAGGATTCAAACCGTTTCATGAGCTCTTTATACACAAAAAAACATCCCTCTGCATGGAGGGATGTTTTTGAGATTATTATTTGTAAAAAATGAGTTCTTACTGTTTCAATACCTGGTCAATTACATGCATTACACCGTTGCAGGTAAAAATATTGGCGGGGGATATTTTTGCGAAAAATAAATTCCGGTTTCCCTTTACCCATCCTTTGTTTAAACCCATAATACCGGTAATGTTGTTCTTCGGCGCAGGGGCCATGGTTGCAATTGCTTTGTAATGACCCAGATCCCAGGCAAAATAGCGGCTTTCACTGATATGATACTGAAGGATGTTTGCCAGTGCTGCAAGTTGCGCCGAATCAGTAATAGCTTCAATACCGGCTGCATTGTTAAAAGGTGCGGGCAATTTTGAAAAAGCTGTATTAGTGGGCGCAAAAAGTGTAAAATTTCCGGGTCCAGTGAATGCTCCAAAAAGCCCTGTTTGTATAAGTGCTGCATTCAGTGATGAGTATTCCGGGTAAGTCATTAATACCTGCGCTATGGTTTCAGCAGGCGGAAGCAGCACATCGTCTACTACATGAATAACTGCATTAGAAGCTTTCAGATTTGAACAAAGCACCAGTGATTTGCCATTCAGCAACAGCAAACCAAAACTGTTTGATGTATAAACCAGGTTATCATTCTGGCCTTCTTCAGGTTTGAGCGTAATCGCAGAACTTCTGCCTAACACAAACTGCTGACGCAATTTCTCTGCACCCAGTAAATGATAGAGAATCATATTCCGTAATGCATAGATCGAATCAGGATCAGTTATCCCGGCAATATTTACGGCATTATTAAATGGAGCAGGCAATTTTGAAAAAGCAAAATCAGTTGGTGCAAAAACCGTTGCATCTAAAGTTGAAGCCGATAAGGTTGATGTAAGGTCAGCTTTTGCAACTGCGGCAAGAAATGTTTTAAAAATGGATGGATGCTGTAACACCTGTAATACATTTTTATTTGTACGTGCGGCTACAGATTCTTCCATTATACTGCCGTATTCTTTTTCAAAATTTGCGACAGCTGCCAGTTTTTCAGTTACAAGCTGCTGCGCCTCAGCTAACATAGTTTCTTCTGTTGGTTGCTGCAGTTGAGAATCTTTGCTTTGTTCTTTTTTACAGGAAGTGATTAAGAAGATGCTTACAAAAAGTGTAAGCATTCCTTTTGTGAAATACTTTTTCATAGAATACATTTTAGTGAATAGTGCAAGTGGAATTTCACTGTAAACTATAGAAAATAACAGGCCAAAGTATCAGGAAAAAGATAATCAGGTGGAAAAACATTACTGGCTGTTAAATCCACTTAATAAGTAATCGTACTAATAGCAGTAAGTTCCCTCTTATGAGTTGAGCAATAACCCTATTTTGCTTTTAAGTTTTGCAGCATTCGGCAGCATGACAGCTTCTAACGCCATATTCATTGGTACAGCCGGTAAATTAAGTGCGCCCAATACTTCAACAGGAGCATCGAGCCATTGAAAGCAATTGTAAGTAATTCGGTATGCTAATGCTTCAGCAAAGGAATTGTTCTGTTGCTCTTCAGTTAATACCAGGCAGCGTCCATGTTTTTTCACGGTATTAAAATAAATTCTTCGTCTAAAGGAAATAATGTGCGCAGGTCTATAATTTCTACGGCTCCATCAAAAGATGATGCTGCAGCTTTCGCCCAGTATACACCCATGCCATAAGTAACAATACAACAACTCTCCCCATCGTCAACAACATCTTCATCAGCTTTTAAAGCAATGGTTGCTTTACCTAATGGCAATAGATAATCTCTTGATGGCTCAATTGTTTTTGCATCTTCTGTTCCCGGCACTTTGCTCCAGTATAAACCTTTATGCTCAAGCATTACAACAGGATTGGGATCAAGAAAAGCTGCTTTAATCAAACCCTTCATGTCAGCAGCATTGGAAGGATAAACAATTTTAATTCCTTTTATACTCAGTAAGATTGATTCAATACTTCCACTATGATAAGGACCGCCGCCACCATAAGCACCAACCGGAACACGGATTAAAGTCTGCACAGGAAATTTTCCACAGCTTAAATAAGATGATTTGGAAATTTCTGTTACCAGTTGGTTCAGTCCCGGATAAATATAATCTGCAAACTGAATTTCAACAATTGGTTTTGCCCCCACAGCACTCATTCCAACTGTTGAACCAATGATATATGCTTCCTGTATGGCTGTATTGAATACACGGTGATCACCAAACTGATCACCCAATGTTGCAGCTTCACGAAAAACACCTCCTAACCGTTTACCAACATCCTGCCCGTATAACAATGCTTCCGGGTAATCTTCCATGATTTCACGGATGGCAAACAATGCAGCATCAACCATAACTATTTTTTCCTTTCCTGCAGGTGAACGTTCACCGGTTTCTTCTGTAACAGGAGTTGGTACAAAAACATATTGCTCAACTGTTGAAGGATCAGGCTCTGCTGCAACAGTGGCTTTATTAAATTCTTCTGTGATAAAATATTTTGCAGCAGCATTGATTTCATCCAGTTCCACTTCATTGATTCCTGCGTCTATGCACTGCCGGCACAGTTTTGGAAACGGATCATCAGCCAAAGATTTCTTCAACTCGCTTTCACTTCTGTAAAAATCTTTGCGTACACCGCTGGTATGATGATTTAATAATGGAACATAAGCCTGGATGAGATAAGGTGTTTGGTGTTCTCTTACATAATCCACCACATGCTGCATGGTTTCAAATGATTCTGTAAAATCACTTCCATCACAACGGATTCTTTGCATGCCGGGAAAGCCTCCTGCATATTCATAAGCATCCATTACTCTTGTTTCTTCTGCAGTTGCACTGATACCCCAGCCATTATCCTGTATTAAATAAATAACGGGCAACTTCTTTAACACAGCAAATTGAAAAGCCTCGCTCACTTCGCCTTCTGTAATACTTGCATCACCCAGTGAACAGATAACAACAGGATTTTTTCCATCTGCTGTTTGTTGAAATAATTCCGACTTGATTTGTTTTAAATACTGAAGTCCCTGCGCAATACCTGTTGTTGGTATCACCTGCATACCTGTAGCACTGCTCTGATGAATAATGTTTGGATAATTATCCCCTCTATAATTGGGATGCGAATAATATTCTCTTCCACCGGTAAAAGGATCATCTGCTTTTGCAAGTAATTGCAGCATTAATTCGTAAGGTTGAAAGCCAAGACCAAGCAATAAACTTTCATCCCTGTAATAAGGACTCACCCAGTCAGCAGTGTTTAACTGAAATGCAGTAGCCAGCTGAATTGCTTCATGACCACGGGAAGTGGAATGCACATATTTGCAAATGGAACGGTTGCTTTCATAAATATCTGCCATGTGTTGAGCATAACACATGAGCCGGTAAGCTCTTTGTAAGATTTCCTGATTCAGCATTTGCAAGCAATTAGGATGCAAAATAATAGGAACTGAAATAAAAAAGCCATTCTTATTTAAGAATGGCTCAATTGTATTACTAAATAAACTTATTTCACCTCTACTTCCAGCAGGCTGTAATCTTCAATAAATGCTTCTAACTGATCGCCTACTACACATTCACCTACACCAGCAGGTGTACCGGTAAAAATCAGGTCGCCGATATTCAGTGAAAAGAATTGTGACACATATGCTACAATCTGATCAAAGCTGAACATCATCTGGCTTGAATTTCCCTGCTGTACCAGTTCCTTGTTTTTATACATACAGAAATTAATGTCATGCAGGTTCATGCCCGGTTTAATATCTGTAAACTTCCCGACAGCAGCAGAGTTATCCCATGCTTTTGAAATTTCCCAGGGCAATCCTTTTCTTTCAGCTTTTGCTGAATGTCCCTCGCAGTAAAATCAATTCCTACTGTTATGCCGTTATAATATTTGCTGGCATGTTTTTCCTGGATGTACTTCCCGTTCTTGGAAACACGTAACACCAGTTCCACTTCGTAGTGAAGTTCATTCGTAAATTCAGGATAATAAAAGGGCATGTGCGGTTGCAGAAATGCACTTTTCGGTTTTAGAAAAATAACCGGTTCATCAGGTATGTCGTTGCCGAGTTCCTTGGCATGGTCAACATAGTTACGTCCTACGCAAAAGATTTTCATTTGGTTGATGTGATTTGGTTCAGAAATCAGGTTTGTTATTGGTCTTTAAAAGGACAGTGGATTTATACTGAAACGTATCAAGAGGCAGGATAGCGAAGTTAATGTGAGAAAGTTGAAATTTAAAGTGTTATTTCAATTTTGTTTGCATGGTTCATAGTCCGGTCAATTCCCGATAAAACGAAGCTTTCAATCACTTCTACACAGGCTTCAATTTTCTTTTTTACTAAGGGGGTTTCCTCAGCAGTCCACCGGCCAAGTACGTATTCCACCTGCATGCCTTTCGGATAAGTATTGCCAATTCCAAAACGTAAACGGGGGTATTCACTGGTTTGCAGGATTTCCTGGATGCTTTTTAATCCATTATGCCCGGCATCACTACCGCTGGAACGTAACCGAAGTTTTGACAAAGGAATCGCCAGTTCATCCACAACAACCAGTATATGCTCTACAGTTATTTTTTCTTTGACCATCCAGTATTTCACTGCCTTGCCGCTGAGGTTCATAAAAGTTGATGGAAGAATGCAGATCAGCGTCTTTCCTTTCAGTTTAAACTCCGATACTGCTGCCAAACGATCCATTCTGAAAGAAGCTTTATGCTTTTCGGCTAAGGTTCCTACTACATCAAAGCCGATATTATGCCTTGTGTGAGCATATTCATTTCCCATATTTCCCAGTCCAACGATTAAAAACTTCATATCTGATTCGCCTTAAAAATGAAAGTTAGTAAAAACTAAAATCCCCCTGCCGAAACAGGGGGATAATATATAAAGTAGTTGCAAATAATTACTTCTTGGCTGCTTCTGCCTTTGGAGCTGGAGCTCCTGCTGCGGCTTTTGGTGCAGTTGATTCTTCCTGTTTCAACTGACGGGTTAATACAACCGAAGCAATAGGAATACGTGGTGAGTTCATCACTTCCATATGTTCTTCCTTTACATCTTCCACACGAATGTTCCCATTCAGTTCAAGTGGGGAAAGATCTACTTCAATTGATTCCTTCAGGTATTTAGGAAGGGCTTTAATTTTCAGTGATTTGATTTTGGTAATCAGTTTACCGCCATCTTTTACACCTTTAGCAGTTCCTGTAAATCTTAATGGAATAGTAGCAATGACTTTTTTATCATCTACCAGTTCCAGCAAATCCACATGTGCCAGGGCATCAGATACTTTGTCGAATTGCAAATCCTTTAAAATTGTTCTGTAGCTTTTTCCATCTACGATCACTTCTGCAATCTGGAAATCAGGTGTGTAAACCAAAGTTTTAAATGCTTTGGCGGGAGCGTAGAAGTTAACTTCTGCTGAGCCTCCGTAAATTACACCAGGCACCATTTCCTGAGAGCGAAGTTGACGGGCGGCTTTCTTCCCGTTTTCGGTC carries:
- a CDS encoding 50S ribosomal protein L25, which translates into the protein MKTTITIEGHLRTENGKKAARQLRSQEMVPGVIYGGSAEVNFYAPAKAFKTLVYTPDFQIAEVIVDGKSYRTILKDLQFDKVSDALAHVDLLELVDDKKVIATIPLRFTGTAKGVKDGGKLITKIKSLKIKALPKYLKESIEVDLSPLELNGNIRVEDVKEEHMEVMNSPRIPIASVVLTRQLKQEESTAPKAAAGAPAPKAEAAKK